One Vidua chalybeata isolate OUT-0048 chromosome 13, bVidCha1 merged haplotype, whole genome shotgun sequence genomic window carries:
- the ATOSA gene encoding atos homolog protein A isoform X2: MLFPRDSAQQGGCSEPSVHVFLGIKRAGCLLSGFPCQILILSELSSATNSDDTLDEYFEYEAEEFLVSLALLITEGRTPEYSIKGRTEGFHCPPAQSSQPPTTKHECSDKLAQCRQARRTRSEVMLLWKNNIPIMVEVMLLPDCCYSDEGPTTEGNDLNDPAIKQDALLLERWILEPVPRQSGDRFIEEKTLLLAVRSFVFFSQLSAWLSVSHGAVPRNILYRVSAADVDLQWTFSQTPTEHVFPVPNVSHNVALRVSVQSLPRQSNYPVLTCSIHTNLSFYEKQMQERKFHQRSDPSAAQQCRTSSPLRFRGKQTWTMTPEGLLNGKKMPEFTTSFRNLKLYPSTGLGSDFGASQSKVQCYNATADNKTQSHETPVRTFKSYSLVDSRVSNSHCSHQPTGETNPLIGSLLQERQEVIARIAQHLIHCDPATSPVVAGRPFTTHENISATPKAFRSTFEEENLPRKSKESSPVPAASLDNAVQEDGDEGKARAVPEVPLLDARVAGNHCGRQSAGEGNPLIDSLLQERQEVIARIAQHLIHCDPATSHVAGRPFKVHEASPVTSKIFRSTYEDENLLKKGKEPSSVSFAKSKFSLVEDSSKSGTKTPDTPTSPSRFDGELKTSLKVQARRKLVLAKPSEAVQNSFHQTSNKTSHAFSSIHTSSSCIKENKSEIPDKLEIHSGYAQKDQITNRIKQGSNSSNIDEQICTNKLKERTVVSENNGTESFNNLQIEKCRILEGTKKATVMLISDSLHKNELKCLDRDSKKAIIYEQNTQLVSIENYLNKDHDSFKTKTKQDKTKTAHDENEDPTGLDFQSTSQKKPAEDNVVKCERQKNPDAQKAPPLKHTNTWRKHNFRSLDGTSTKAFHPRTGLPLLSSPVPQRKTQSGCFDLDSSLLKCLSARSPQQCINKDGDQDSHGKPFLSSSAPPVTSLSLLGNFEESVLNFRLDPLGVVEGFTAEVGASGVFCPTHMTLPVEVSFYSVSDDNAPSPYMTLFNPNKTVVKMFVVIYDLREMPANHQTFLRQRTFSVPVRREIKRTVNKENSHQTEERLLRYLIHLRFQSSKSGKIYLHRDVRLLFSRKSMEVDSGAAYELKSYTESPTNPQFSPRC, encoded by the exons ATGCTGTTTCCTAGGGATTCAGCCCAGCAAGGAGGGTGTAGTGAACCCAGTGTGCATGTTTTTCTGGGGATAAAGAGGGCAGGTTGCTTGTTGTCTGGATTCCCGTGCCAGATTCTGATTCTTTCAGAACTTTCTTCAGCCACTAATTCAGATG ATACTTTGGATGAATACTTTGAGTATGAAGCTGAGGAGTTCCTGGTCTCCTTGGCCCTGCTGATCACTGAGGGCCGGACACCGGAGTACTCAATCAAGGGCAGGACAGAGGGCTTTCACTGCCCACCAGCACAGTCAAGTCAGCCACCAACAACTAAGCATGAATGCAGCGACAAACTGGCTCAG tgTCGTCAGGCCAGGCGAACCAGATCTGAGGTTATGCTTCTGTGGAAGAACAATATTCCAATCATGGTAGAAGTGATGCTACTTCCAGACTGTTGCTATAGTGATGAAGGGCCCACCACAGAGGGGAATGATTTAAATGATCCTGCAATCAAACAAGATGCATTGCTGTTAGAAAGGTGGATTTTGGAGCCAGTTCCTCGACA GAGTGGAGATCGATTTATTGAAGAGAAGACCCTTTTATTGGCTGTTCGCTCCTTCGTTTTCTTCTCTCAGCTGAGCGCGTGGCTGAGTGTTTCACATGGTGCTGTTCCCCGAAACATCCTCTACAG GGTGAGCGCTGCAGATGTGGACTTGCAATGGACGTTCTCCCAGACACCCACTGAGCACGTCTTTCCTGTTCCTAACGTTTCTCACAATGTGGCCTTGAGGGTCAGCGTCCAGTCCCTGCCCAGGCAATCCAACTACCCAGTTTTGACCTGTAGTATTCACACCAACCTTAGCTTTtatgaaaagcaaatgcaagAGCGTAAGTTCCATCAGCGCAGCgatcccagtgctgctcagcaatgCAGAACTTCCAGTCCACTGCGTTTTCGTGGGAAACAGACATGGACAATGACACCTGAAGGCCTACTTAATGGAAAAAAGATGCCTGAATTTACAACATCTTTTAGAAATTTAAAACTTTATCCATCTACCGGACTTGGATCTGACTTTGGGGCATCGCAGTCCAAAGTTCAGTGCTATAATGCCACAGCAGACAATAAGACACAATCTCATGAAACACCGGTCAGAACTTTTAAATCCTATTCTCTGGTTGATTCCCGTGTTTCAAATAGTCATTGCTCGCATCAGCCCACAGGAGAAACCAATCCTTTGATAGGCTCTTTACTTCAAGAGCGACAAGAAGTCATTGCAAGGATTGCTCAGCACTTGATTCACTGTGATCCAGCTACTTCACCAGTTGTTGCTGGGCGTCCATTCACCACACATGAAAACATCTCGGCCACACCAAAAGCTTTTCGGAGCACTTTTGAAGAGGAAAACTTGCcaaggaaaagcaaggaaagctcccctgttcctgctgccagcttAGACAATGCAGTACAGGAAGATGGTGATGAAGGCAAAGCTAGAGCAGTGCCAGAGGTGCCACTGCTGGATGCCCGTGTTGCAGGGAACCACTGTGGCCGTCAGTCGGCAGGAGAGGGTAACCCCCTGATtgattccctgctccaggagcgGCAGGAGGTGATAGCAAGGATTGCCCAGCACTTGATTCATTGTGATCCAGCTACTTCTCATGTTGCTGGACGTCCATTCAAAGTGCATGAGGCTAGTCCAGTCACGTCAAAAATTTTCCGAAGTACGTATGAAGATGAAAATTTGCTGAAGAAAGGCAAGGAAccatcttctgtttcttttgctaaatcaaaattttctttGGTAGAAGACAGCAGTAAATCAGGGACAAAGACACCTGATACTCCTACCAGTCCTTCTAGGTTTGATGGAGAATTGAAGACTTCTCTAAAAGTccaagcaagaagaaaattggTTTTAGCAAAACCCAGTGAAGCTGTCCAAAATTCATTTCATCAGACTTCAAATAAAACTTCTCATGCATTTAGTAGCATTCACACATCATCATCAtgtattaaagaaaacaaatctgaaattcCAGATAAATTGGAAATACATTCTGGTTATGCACAGAAAGACCAGATAACCAATAGAATTAAACAGGGTTCAAATTCCAGCAACATTGATGAACAGATTTGCACAAATAAACTTAAAGAAAGAACAGTTGTTAGTGAGAACAATGGCACAGAGAGTTTTAATAATTTACAGATAGAAAAATGCAGAATACTTGAAGGTACAAAAAAAGCAACTGTGATGCTGATATCTGACTCTTTGCACAAAAATGAGCTCAAGTGTTTAGATAGAGACTCcaaaaaagcaattatttatgAGCAAAATACACAACTTGTTagtattgaaaattatttaaataaagaccATGACAgtttcaaaaccaaaaccaaacaagataaaacaaaaactgCACATGATGAGAATGAAGACCCAACAGGCCTTGATTTTCAAAGCACTTCTCAGAAGAAACCTGCAGAAGACAATGTAGTTAAGTGTGAGCGGCAGAAGAACCCAGATGCACAG AAAGCACCGCCTCTAAAACACACAAATACGTGGCGGAAACACAATTTTCGATCCCTGGATGGAACTTCAACCAAGGCTTTTCATCCCAGAACTGGACTGCCTCTGCTTTCTAGTCCT GTTCctcaaaggaaaacacagtCTGGGTGCTTTGATCTGGATTCATCATTGCTGAAATGTCTGTCTGCAAGAAG cCCACAACAATGTATAAACAAAGACGGTGATCAAGACAGCCATGGGAAACCATTTCTAAGTTCTAGTGCTCCCCCAGTAACAAGTCTGAGCCTTCTGGGAAACTTTGAG gaatCTGTCCTGAATTTCCGCTTGGACCCGCTCGGTGTCGTGGAGGGTTTCACAGCAGAGGTGGGAGCAAGTGGAGTCTTTTGTCCCACGCACATGACTCTGCCAGTTGAAGTGTCATTCTACAGCGTTTCAGATGACAATGCACCCTCTCCTTACATG ACCTTATTTAACCCTAACAAAACTGTGGTGAAGATGTTTGTGGTGATCTATGACTTGAGAGAAATGCCAGCTAATCATCAAACATTCCTACGGCAAAGAactttttctgttcctgtgaGACGAGAAATCAAGAGAACTGTCAATAAAGAAAACAGTCACCAGACTGAAGAAAGGCTACTACGCTACCTCATACATCTGAG GTTCCAGAGTTCTAAATCTGGAAAGATCTACCTCCACAGAGATGTAAGGCTCCTATTCTCTCGGAAATCCATGGAAGTTGATAGCGGCGCTGCATATGAACTCAAATCTTACACTGAATCTCCAACAAACCCTCAGTTTTCACCAAGATGCTAG
- the ATOSA gene encoding atos homolog protein A isoform X1, with amino-acid sequence MLFPRDSAQQGGCSEPSVHVFLGIKRAGCLLSGFPCQILILSELSSATNSDDTLDEYFEYEAEEFLVSLALLITEGRTPEYSIKGRTEGFHCPPAQSSQPPTTKHECSDKLAQCRQARRTRSEVMLLWKNNIPIMVEVMLLPDCCYSDEGPTTEGNDLNDPAIKQDALLLERWILEPVPRQSGDRFIEEKTLLLAVRSFVFFSQLSAWLSVSHGAVPRNILYRVSAADVDLQWTFSQTPTEHVFPVPNVSHNVALRVSVQSLPRQSNYPVLTCSIHTNLSFYEKQMQERKFHQRSDPSAAQQCRTSSPLRFRGKQTWTMTPEGLLNGKKMPEFTTSFRNLKLYPSTGLGSDFGASQSKVQCYNATADNKTQSHETPVRTFKSYSLVDSRVSNSHCSHQPTGETNPLIGSLLQERQEVIARIAQHLIHCDPATSPVVAGRPFTTHENISATPKAFRSTFEEENLPRKSKESSPVPAASLDNAVQEDGDEGKARAVPEVPLLDARVAGNHCGRQSAGEGNPLIDSLLQERQEVIARIAQHLIHCDPATSHVAGRPFKVHEASPVTSKIFRSTYEDENLLKKGKEPSSVSFAKSKFSLVEDSSKSGTKTPDTPTSPSRFDGELKTSLKVQARRKLVLAKPSEAVQNSFHQTSNKTSHAFSSIHTSSSCIKENKSEIPDKLEIHSGYAQKDQITNRIKQGSNSSNIDEQICTNKLKERTVVSENNGTESFNNLQIEKCRILEGTKKATVMLISDSLHKNELKCLDRDSKKAIIYEQNTQLVSIENYLNKDHDSFKTKTKQDKTKTAHDENEDPTGLDFQSTSQKKPAEDNVVKCERQKNPDAQKAPPLKHTNTWRKHNFRSLDGTSTKAFHPRTGLPLLSSPVPQRKTQSGCFDLDSSLLKCLSARSPQQCINKDGDQDSHGKPFLSSSAPPVTSLSLLGNFEESVLNFRLDPLGVVEGFTAEVGASGVFCPTHMTLPVEVSFYSVSDDNAPSPYMGVITLESLGKRGYRVPPSGTIQVTLFNPNKTVVKMFVVIYDLREMPANHQTFLRQRTFSVPVRREIKRTVNKENSHQTEERLLRYLIHLRFQSSKSGKIYLHRDVRLLFSRKSMEVDSGAAYELKSYTESPTNPQFSPRC; translated from the exons ATGCTGTTTCCTAGGGATTCAGCCCAGCAAGGAGGGTGTAGTGAACCCAGTGTGCATGTTTTTCTGGGGATAAAGAGGGCAGGTTGCTTGTTGTCTGGATTCCCGTGCCAGATTCTGATTCTTTCAGAACTTTCTTCAGCCACTAATTCAGATG ATACTTTGGATGAATACTTTGAGTATGAAGCTGAGGAGTTCCTGGTCTCCTTGGCCCTGCTGATCACTGAGGGCCGGACACCGGAGTACTCAATCAAGGGCAGGACAGAGGGCTTTCACTGCCCACCAGCACAGTCAAGTCAGCCACCAACAACTAAGCATGAATGCAGCGACAAACTGGCTCAG tgTCGTCAGGCCAGGCGAACCAGATCTGAGGTTATGCTTCTGTGGAAGAACAATATTCCAATCATGGTAGAAGTGATGCTACTTCCAGACTGTTGCTATAGTGATGAAGGGCCCACCACAGAGGGGAATGATTTAAATGATCCTGCAATCAAACAAGATGCATTGCTGTTAGAAAGGTGGATTTTGGAGCCAGTTCCTCGACA GAGTGGAGATCGATTTATTGAAGAGAAGACCCTTTTATTGGCTGTTCGCTCCTTCGTTTTCTTCTCTCAGCTGAGCGCGTGGCTGAGTGTTTCACATGGTGCTGTTCCCCGAAACATCCTCTACAG GGTGAGCGCTGCAGATGTGGACTTGCAATGGACGTTCTCCCAGACACCCACTGAGCACGTCTTTCCTGTTCCTAACGTTTCTCACAATGTGGCCTTGAGGGTCAGCGTCCAGTCCCTGCCCAGGCAATCCAACTACCCAGTTTTGACCTGTAGTATTCACACCAACCTTAGCTTTtatgaaaagcaaatgcaagAGCGTAAGTTCCATCAGCGCAGCgatcccagtgctgctcagcaatgCAGAACTTCCAGTCCACTGCGTTTTCGTGGGAAACAGACATGGACAATGACACCTGAAGGCCTACTTAATGGAAAAAAGATGCCTGAATTTACAACATCTTTTAGAAATTTAAAACTTTATCCATCTACCGGACTTGGATCTGACTTTGGGGCATCGCAGTCCAAAGTTCAGTGCTATAATGCCACAGCAGACAATAAGACACAATCTCATGAAACACCGGTCAGAACTTTTAAATCCTATTCTCTGGTTGATTCCCGTGTTTCAAATAGTCATTGCTCGCATCAGCCCACAGGAGAAACCAATCCTTTGATAGGCTCTTTACTTCAAGAGCGACAAGAAGTCATTGCAAGGATTGCTCAGCACTTGATTCACTGTGATCCAGCTACTTCACCAGTTGTTGCTGGGCGTCCATTCACCACACATGAAAACATCTCGGCCACACCAAAAGCTTTTCGGAGCACTTTTGAAGAGGAAAACTTGCcaaggaaaagcaaggaaagctcccctgttcctgctgccagcttAGACAATGCAGTACAGGAAGATGGTGATGAAGGCAAAGCTAGAGCAGTGCCAGAGGTGCCACTGCTGGATGCCCGTGTTGCAGGGAACCACTGTGGCCGTCAGTCGGCAGGAGAGGGTAACCCCCTGATtgattccctgctccaggagcgGCAGGAGGTGATAGCAAGGATTGCCCAGCACTTGATTCATTGTGATCCAGCTACTTCTCATGTTGCTGGACGTCCATTCAAAGTGCATGAGGCTAGTCCAGTCACGTCAAAAATTTTCCGAAGTACGTATGAAGATGAAAATTTGCTGAAGAAAGGCAAGGAAccatcttctgtttcttttgctaaatcaaaattttctttGGTAGAAGACAGCAGTAAATCAGGGACAAAGACACCTGATACTCCTACCAGTCCTTCTAGGTTTGATGGAGAATTGAAGACTTCTCTAAAAGTccaagcaagaagaaaattggTTTTAGCAAAACCCAGTGAAGCTGTCCAAAATTCATTTCATCAGACTTCAAATAAAACTTCTCATGCATTTAGTAGCATTCACACATCATCATCAtgtattaaagaaaacaaatctgaaattcCAGATAAATTGGAAATACATTCTGGTTATGCACAGAAAGACCAGATAACCAATAGAATTAAACAGGGTTCAAATTCCAGCAACATTGATGAACAGATTTGCACAAATAAACTTAAAGAAAGAACAGTTGTTAGTGAGAACAATGGCACAGAGAGTTTTAATAATTTACAGATAGAAAAATGCAGAATACTTGAAGGTACAAAAAAAGCAACTGTGATGCTGATATCTGACTCTTTGCACAAAAATGAGCTCAAGTGTTTAGATAGAGACTCcaaaaaagcaattatttatgAGCAAAATACACAACTTGTTagtattgaaaattatttaaataaagaccATGACAgtttcaaaaccaaaaccaaacaagataaaacaaaaactgCACATGATGAGAATGAAGACCCAACAGGCCTTGATTTTCAAAGCACTTCTCAGAAGAAACCTGCAGAAGACAATGTAGTTAAGTGTGAGCGGCAGAAGAACCCAGATGCACAG AAAGCACCGCCTCTAAAACACACAAATACGTGGCGGAAACACAATTTTCGATCCCTGGATGGAACTTCAACCAAGGCTTTTCATCCCAGAACTGGACTGCCTCTGCTTTCTAGTCCT GTTCctcaaaggaaaacacagtCTGGGTGCTTTGATCTGGATTCATCATTGCTGAAATGTCTGTCTGCAAGAAG cCCACAACAATGTATAAACAAAGACGGTGATCAAGACAGCCATGGGAAACCATTTCTAAGTTCTAGTGCTCCCCCAGTAACAAGTCTGAGCCTTCTGGGAAACTTTGAG gaatCTGTCCTGAATTTCCGCTTGGACCCGCTCGGTGTCGTGGAGGGTTTCACAGCAGAGGTGGGAGCAAGTGGAGTCTTTTGTCCCACGCACATGACTCTGCCAGTTGAAGTGTCATTCTACAGCGTTTCAGATGACAATGCACCCTCTCCTTACATG GGTGTAATTACTTTAGAGTCCCTTGGTAAAAGGGGTTATCGGGTACCGCCTTCAGGAACAATACAAGTG ACCTTATTTAACCCTAACAAAACTGTGGTGAAGATGTTTGTGGTGATCTATGACTTGAGAGAAATGCCAGCTAATCATCAAACATTCCTACGGCAAAGAactttttctgttcctgtgaGACGAGAAATCAAGAGAACTGTCAATAAAGAAAACAGTCACCAGACTGAAGAAAGGCTACTACGCTACCTCATACATCTGAG GTTCCAGAGTTCTAAATCTGGAAAGATCTACCTCCACAGAGATGTAAGGCTCCTATTCTCTCGGAAATCCATGGAAGTTGATAGCGGCGCTGCATATGAACTCAAATCTTACACTGAATCTCCAACAAACCCTCAGTTTTCACCAAGATGCTAG
- the ATOSA gene encoding atos homolog protein A isoform X5 has translation MKPERDTLDEYFEYEAEEFLVSLALLITEGRTPEYSIKGRTEGFHCPPAQSSQPPTTKHECSDKLAQCRQARRTRSEVMLLWKNNIPIMVEVMLLPDCCYSDEGPTTEGNDLNDPAIKQDALLLERWILEPVPRQSGDRFIEEKTLLLAVRSFVFFSQLSAWLSVSHGAVPRNILYRVSAADVDLQWTFSQTPTEHVFPVPNVSHNVALRVSVQSLPRQSNYPVLTCSIHTNLSFYEKQMQERKFHQRSDPSAAQQCRTSSPLRFRGKQTWTMTPEGLLNGKKMPEFTTSFRNLKLYPSTGLGSDFGASQSKVQCYNATADNKTQSHETPVRTFKSYSLVDSRVSNSHCSHQPTGETNPLIGSLLQERQEVIARIAQHLIHCDPATSPVVAGRPFTTHENISATPKAFRSTFEEENLPRKSKESSPVPAASLDNAVQEDGDEGKARAVPEVPLLDARVAGNHCGRQSAGEGNPLIDSLLQERQEVIARIAQHLIHCDPATSHVAGRPFKVHEASPVTSKIFRSTYEDENLLKKGKEPSSVSFAKSKFSLVEDSSKSGTKTPDTPTSPSRFDGELKTSLKVQARRKLVLAKPSEAVQNSFHQTSNKTSHAFSSIHTSSSCIKENKSEIPDKLEIHSGYAQKDQITNRIKQGSNSSNIDEQICTNKLKERTVVSENNGTESFNNLQIEKCRILEGTKKATVMLISDSLHKNELKCLDRDSKKAIIYEQNTQLVSIENYLNKDHDSFKTKTKQDKTKTAHDENEDPTGLDFQSTSQKKPAEDNVVKCERQKNPDAQKAPPLKHTNTWRKHNFRSLDGTSTKAFHPRTGLPLLSSPVPQRKTQSGCFDLDSSLLKCLSARSPQQCINKDGDQDSHGKPFLSSSAPPVTSLSLLGNFEESVLNFRLDPLGVVEGFTAEVGASGVFCPTHMTLPVEVSFYSVSDDNAPSPYMGVITLESLGKRGYRVPPSGTIQVTLFNPNKTVVKMFVVIYDLREMPANHQTFLRQRTFSVPVRREIKRTVNKENSHQTEERLLRYLIHLRFQSSKSGKIYLHRDVRLLFSRKSMEVDSGAAYELKSYTESPTNPQFSPRC, from the exons ATACTTTGGATGAATACTTTGAGTATGAAGCTGAGGAGTTCCTGGTCTCCTTGGCCCTGCTGATCACTGAGGGCCGGACACCGGAGTACTCAATCAAGGGCAGGACAGAGGGCTTTCACTGCCCACCAGCACAGTCAAGTCAGCCACCAACAACTAAGCATGAATGCAGCGACAAACTGGCTCAG tgTCGTCAGGCCAGGCGAACCAGATCTGAGGTTATGCTTCTGTGGAAGAACAATATTCCAATCATGGTAGAAGTGATGCTACTTCCAGACTGTTGCTATAGTGATGAAGGGCCCACCACAGAGGGGAATGATTTAAATGATCCTGCAATCAAACAAGATGCATTGCTGTTAGAAAGGTGGATTTTGGAGCCAGTTCCTCGACA GAGTGGAGATCGATTTATTGAAGAGAAGACCCTTTTATTGGCTGTTCGCTCCTTCGTTTTCTTCTCTCAGCTGAGCGCGTGGCTGAGTGTTTCACATGGTGCTGTTCCCCGAAACATCCTCTACAG GGTGAGCGCTGCAGATGTGGACTTGCAATGGACGTTCTCCCAGACACCCACTGAGCACGTCTTTCCTGTTCCTAACGTTTCTCACAATGTGGCCTTGAGGGTCAGCGTCCAGTCCCTGCCCAGGCAATCCAACTACCCAGTTTTGACCTGTAGTATTCACACCAACCTTAGCTTTtatgaaaagcaaatgcaagAGCGTAAGTTCCATCAGCGCAGCgatcccagtgctgctcagcaatgCAGAACTTCCAGTCCACTGCGTTTTCGTGGGAAACAGACATGGACAATGACACCTGAAGGCCTACTTAATGGAAAAAAGATGCCTGAATTTACAACATCTTTTAGAAATTTAAAACTTTATCCATCTACCGGACTTGGATCTGACTTTGGGGCATCGCAGTCCAAAGTTCAGTGCTATAATGCCACAGCAGACAATAAGACACAATCTCATGAAACACCGGTCAGAACTTTTAAATCCTATTCTCTGGTTGATTCCCGTGTTTCAAATAGTCATTGCTCGCATCAGCCCACAGGAGAAACCAATCCTTTGATAGGCTCTTTACTTCAAGAGCGACAAGAAGTCATTGCAAGGATTGCTCAGCACTTGATTCACTGTGATCCAGCTACTTCACCAGTTGTTGCTGGGCGTCCATTCACCACACATGAAAACATCTCGGCCACACCAAAAGCTTTTCGGAGCACTTTTGAAGAGGAAAACTTGCcaaggaaaagcaaggaaagctcccctgttcctgctgccagcttAGACAATGCAGTACAGGAAGATGGTGATGAAGGCAAAGCTAGAGCAGTGCCAGAGGTGCCACTGCTGGATGCCCGTGTTGCAGGGAACCACTGTGGCCGTCAGTCGGCAGGAGAGGGTAACCCCCTGATtgattccctgctccaggagcgGCAGGAGGTGATAGCAAGGATTGCCCAGCACTTGATTCATTGTGATCCAGCTACTTCTCATGTTGCTGGACGTCCATTCAAAGTGCATGAGGCTAGTCCAGTCACGTCAAAAATTTTCCGAAGTACGTATGAAGATGAAAATTTGCTGAAGAAAGGCAAGGAAccatcttctgtttcttttgctaaatcaaaattttctttGGTAGAAGACAGCAGTAAATCAGGGACAAAGACACCTGATACTCCTACCAGTCCTTCTAGGTTTGATGGAGAATTGAAGACTTCTCTAAAAGTccaagcaagaagaaaattggTTTTAGCAAAACCCAGTGAAGCTGTCCAAAATTCATTTCATCAGACTTCAAATAAAACTTCTCATGCATTTAGTAGCATTCACACATCATCATCAtgtattaaagaaaacaaatctgaaattcCAGATAAATTGGAAATACATTCTGGTTATGCACAGAAAGACCAGATAACCAATAGAATTAAACAGGGTTCAAATTCCAGCAACATTGATGAACAGATTTGCACAAATAAACTTAAAGAAAGAACAGTTGTTAGTGAGAACAATGGCACAGAGAGTTTTAATAATTTACAGATAGAAAAATGCAGAATACTTGAAGGTACAAAAAAAGCAACTGTGATGCTGATATCTGACTCTTTGCACAAAAATGAGCTCAAGTGTTTAGATAGAGACTCcaaaaaagcaattatttatgAGCAAAATACACAACTTGTTagtattgaaaattatttaaataaagaccATGACAgtttcaaaaccaaaaccaaacaagataaaacaaaaactgCACATGATGAGAATGAAGACCCAACAGGCCTTGATTTTCAAAGCACTTCTCAGAAGAAACCTGCAGAAGACAATGTAGTTAAGTGTGAGCGGCAGAAGAACCCAGATGCACAG AAAGCACCGCCTCTAAAACACACAAATACGTGGCGGAAACACAATTTTCGATCCCTGGATGGAACTTCAACCAAGGCTTTTCATCCCAGAACTGGACTGCCTCTGCTTTCTAGTCCT GTTCctcaaaggaaaacacagtCTGGGTGCTTTGATCTGGATTCATCATTGCTGAAATGTCTGTCTGCAAGAAG cCCACAACAATGTATAAACAAAGACGGTGATCAAGACAGCCATGGGAAACCATTTCTAAGTTCTAGTGCTCCCCCAGTAACAAGTCTGAGCCTTCTGGGAAACTTTGAG gaatCTGTCCTGAATTTCCGCTTGGACCCGCTCGGTGTCGTGGAGGGTTTCACAGCAGAGGTGGGAGCAAGTGGAGTCTTTTGTCCCACGCACATGACTCTGCCAGTTGAAGTGTCATTCTACAGCGTTTCAGATGACAATGCACCCTCTCCTTACATG GGTGTAATTACTTTAGAGTCCCTTGGTAAAAGGGGTTATCGGGTACCGCCTTCAGGAACAATACAAGTG ACCTTATTTAACCCTAACAAAACTGTGGTGAAGATGTTTGTGGTGATCTATGACTTGAGAGAAATGCCAGCTAATCATCAAACATTCCTACGGCAAAGAactttttctgttcctgtgaGACGAGAAATCAAGAGAACTGTCAATAAAGAAAACAGTCACCAGACTGAAGAAAGGCTACTACGCTACCTCATACATCTGAG GTTCCAGAGTTCTAAATCTGGAAAGATCTACCTCCACAGAGATGTAAGGCTCCTATTCTCTCGGAAATCCATGGAAGTTGATAGCGGCGCTGCATATGAACTCAAATCTTACACTGAATCTCCAACAAACCCTCAGTTTTCACCAAGATGCTAG